The nucleotide sequence gggaaacaactcattatgcgggaagatggaattcgatattttgcaaaccgtatttgggtaccaaagttgggtggattaaggaagttaatattgaatgaggcacataagacaagatactcgatacatcctggagttagaaagatgtatcaagatcttaagacgcattattggtggcctaatttgaagacagacgttgcaacatatgttggggaatgtttaacttgttccaaagtcaaagcagaacaccagaagccatcaggattacttcaacaaccagaaattccagaatggaaatgggatggtattaccatggatttcatcacaaaattacctaagactgcctggggttatgacaccatttgggtaatagttgatcgtctcacgaaatctgcacatttcttgcctataaaggaaacggatagaatggagaaactattatgattatacataaaggaaattgtttcaaggcatggaatacctatttccattatatccgatcgtgatagtagatttacatcaaagttctggcaatcactacaggaggccctaggaactcgtttggatatgagtaccgcatatcatccgcaaactgacgggcagagtgaatgaACAATTcatactcttgaagacatgcttagggcatgtgtgatcgattttggaaacggatgggataaatatgtaccattagcagaattctcgtataataatagttatcatgcgagcattaaagctgcaccattcgaagcactgtatggaaggaagtgtagatcccatatctgttggaacgaagtaggagatcgacaattaactggacccgagatcatccatgaaattactgagaagatagtgcaaatcaaggagaaattgaaaacagcccgtagtcgccaaaagagctacgccgatgtccgaaggaaaccattagagtttcagatcggtgacatggttatgttaaaggtgtcaccttggaaaggtgtaatacgttttggaaaaaggggtaaactaaacccaaggtatgtaggcccgttcaaaattatcgaacgcatcggaccggtagcttatcgactcgagttaccgcaacaactcaccggagtacataatacatttcacgtctcgaaccttaaaaagtgtcttgcaaagaaagacctcaccattcctcttgaagaaattcaagttgacgagaaactacaattcatagaagaaccaatcgagatcatggaccgtgaagttaaacggctcaagcagagcaacataccgatcgttaaagttcgttggaatacacgaagaggtcccgagtttacttgggagcgagaggatcaaatgaaacaaaaatacccgcatttgtttcccgatgacgcaaaataggtacgattttaaaatttcgggacgaaatttatttaacgggtaggtactgtaatgacccggactttttcgatcgatctatacttataagattaatatttacataaattaaaccttaccaacatgataagcaacccaaattgttgagacttatgtttttgaaaagagatttacacaacgtttgaccgtctagtttgaccgatgatatcacgaactatataacatatgataattatacgtttgtgtatatatatgtatatatacatatttaacatgatctaaggatgttttaatatctcattttgtattaataacaataagttataagtatattttgaaactactaacttaagttttcaaaacgataactttaagtaacgtttttttgatataaatacttataacctataatgtttatacatatatcgtatatgtaatgtatttaatcactttttaaggacttaaatacataaaacaatataagtatattcacaaaagataactatatttgaatcctcgttccgttttcacaagatttctatacgtatatttagagtatatgtactcgtatcatacctagcttctatacgtatttactattggtatatacacatcaaatcaccaccaaccagcccttgttcatgccttatatataaggtaactctcttgttcatgccttaagtataaggtaattacttttgtatgatagtatgactaattacacaaaattacaacataaattttgtccatgatcttcatcattcacgccaccatcaccaccatatatactccatccattttcaattttgctacatcattttgctagttaggaacacactttcaagagccttaaaacccttaaccatctcagcccacaaccatgaagatctagcttcaaaaacatcacttaatcaccataagaaaacccttacaaaaacacttcaagaatccttccaagaacacaagtttacttccaatctttcatccaactccaccactcttttgattctaggtttttacttctcttttacagcaaccttgtccaagtaacttgaggtagtaactttgttcataaccttattcgattcatatatatagttatcttattttatggtacaaaattttaacaacaagaacatagtttgaatgttttcaaacttgtttgcaaactaaatagatccttctaacttaacttttaaaatatttcaagacctgtaatatatcataagaatatgctaacttaacaaggtaaaacttggtttttcaaagaacaccttaaaaactgaatttacgtcgccggagtacaaccgggggactgttttgggttggataattaaaaaccatcttgaactttgaattggaggcttattttctggaaaattgatatttactatgaatatgttaacacataaaatttcatgatttaactcaaagtataagtatttttagaaaaataatcatttaaggttgtttacatgatggaaaatgatcaacttcataagtttcaccaaagtttgacctatgacctgtgatttcgaatacaaactaaggtatttacagttcatattcttaaagaaggactcgatccaaggaagtggcaagttgaaccaacgaaaacggagttgtaacgaagaaactatgactaaaacaagatcggatatccaaaactagtttagccacgaaaataattggagaaaaattaaataaatcacatctttctaaaataacatgatattttatatatatgtactcataatttaattttatatatttcaggatcacccataaactatacgagaagattaatcataagatcccatgattgtacgcaatacgtcttcttgacaatataggtaccatgggtcaagattaatcccgaccaatacaaatacgatgggggttttatttatttcgatgggggttttatttatttattgaacacctaaatatgaaccattaaaattgaattgctaactacggactaagaagacattaaaagtattataagtatatatacgtgacgattgtttaaaatgaaaatatattgatatattatatatggataggttcgtgatatcaaccggagaccaagtcaaaatatatatatcttcaaggcaaaagtgagtatatagtcccacttttaaactctaaatatttcgggatgagaatacatgtattttatgttttacgatatggacacaagtaactgaaaaatatattctacgttgagttgtaccactggcatacttccctgtagcttggtaactactatttacagcggtattgtaaacgcgaatcctgttgatagatctatcgggcctgacaaccccaaccggactggacgaccagtattcaacggttgcacagtacttcgtttcgtgactacacttggtacggtgtagtaagatttcataataaagggaatatgcgacgtgattaaatgttaagtatggttaccaagtgctcaatcacttagaatatttttattaaaatgtttatatatgaaatcttgtggtctatatatatatattgctgccggcattaaacctatatctcaccaactttatgttgacgttttaagcatgtttattctcaggtgataactaaaagcttctgctgcaacatgttgaatttaagcaagatcttgagtatgcatatttgtgtcaaaaataaaactgcatatcggaggatttgtaatgtaaaatatgttggaggtcgtattgttattatcacatgtaaagtttgtaagtctaagattatcgctaaacgataatccttattaagttgtttaaaccttgtatttgtaataaaagctatggtttgtattgtaaaaacaaatgttgtttttgaaaaatgtcgcatatagaggtcaatacctcgcgatgaaatcatatgttattgtattcgtccttatggttaaggtcgggttatgacaattaaGCTATCCATTGGTGGCTTGTTTTTTGCCAATGAGGGATGGGCCTTACATTCTTGGAGGTTTCGTatccctatattatatttttatttttctgttgaCAGCGGAGTATGCGTCTGATCGCTACGTGCGAGGATGGCATACTCTCCTTAGTGTACGGCAAATGTTTCAGCCAATGCCACccccttttttatttttatattagcttgtattaggtcaaattttggtaAGTGTCCTGCTTTTATGCTAAGCAGTTGACGTTATATTTTATGACTGTAATTTATTATCGTTTGTCTGGATATAATTCGACATCTTTTTTAGTTAAAGTGCATTTATTGTATATTTACGAAATCACTACGGCGGTTATAATGATTTGTTACAACATTATGCATTCAATAACTCTTATGTAGAATAAATGCCATGACTTCATGACGGGAGCGATACTTCAATCgtttcatgatctttttattcttgcgccAACAATCTAATGTTATACGCAAcagtaagcaaaccaatgcttaaaaGTTTATACTCAAGACTTCTATAAAATTTTTTATAAGTATGTACACGTATACTATCCAATGTAGATTACCGtactatagacaaaccaatgtctatactcgtccgggttatttaaacaagtaaaccaaacttgtgttttatagtctagactgtgcaagtctccgtTTTGCGTGGTGTAcgagcgtttgaaacaaaccaatattttactactgtcaccattaaaaatagtattagtaaccaaaatAAACTATGCCATTTGAGACTCAGAGTGTGTCCCTGTGCAGCTTAAGGGGCATGCAATTAACAAATGTAAAAATgcacaagttattggcttaaattgcataattcaatttatttcaaacatatCACTTGACCAACACTTAGCtgtcatgtttacaatggaaaataaaaaCTTTTCATACTAAAAAACTTAAAACAGTTATTTGGGGTGATCAATCCCTCTGCAGTTTTTTCATATGTAGCACCGTTTCAGTGTTTGCGCATGTCAGGTGCGTTTTATTGCTTTTTCATCTAAACTTGCTAGCCGATACACCCCTATATCGCTTACGCCAATAACCTTGTAAGGTCCTTTCCATTTAGGTCCAAGTTTACCCGTGTCCTCTGCTCTGCTTGCTTCGTTTTTTCGCCACACCAAGTCATCCAATTGGAAATATAATGGTTGTACGCGCTTATTATAGTAGCTTGCGATTCTTTgcttgttgattgcttcttttataGCCACCATTTCTCTGCGTTCTTCAACTAAGTTTAGATTTTCACGCAGTTCTTCGCTATTGCTACTTTCATCAAAGGAAGCTATGCGCATAGTTGGCACATTTATTTCGACGGGTATTACAGCCTCGGACCCGTACACCAAGCTGAAAGGTGTTTCATTAGTTGCGCCTTTTGGAGTTGTgcggtgtgcccacaatacattaGGCAGCTCATCTATATAACCCCTTCGACACAATCCAAGCCTTGCTTTGATTCCTAACACAATGTCCCGATTTGTGACTTCACATTGACCATTCGCCTGAGGGTGTGCGACTGATGTAAATGTTTGCTTTATATTCAATTCTTGGCACCAGTCACTGAATGGATTACCTTCAAACTGGGTACCATTGTCGCTTATtatttcatttggtattccaagccgacagacgatgttttcccatacaaaatttcagaTTTGCTTGCCTAAAATTGTTTTCAGTGGTTTGGCTTCTACCCACTTCGTAAAATAATCAATGGCCACTACCAGAAACTTTACACCCCCAGGTCCTGCGGGGAATGGCcccactatgtcgattgcccatttgcagaatggccatagaGATGCGACCGATATCATTGGATGTCGCGGAGCCTTGCTTACCGGTGCGTGAAGCTGATACGACTAACATTTGCGTATCACTTCTGCAGCATCTCTGTACATTGACGGCTAGTAGTATCCGAGCCACATTATTTTGGACGCAACTGTTTTGTGTCCTGAGTGAAAAGCGCACATTCCCTCGTGCACTTCTCGTATGATTGACTCCGCTTGAGTTGGATTAAGACACCGCAAATGAGGTCCCAAAAAAGACTTTCTGTATAGAATTCCCTTGTCTAACAGATACATTGGTGCTTTCATCTTAATCTTTCTTGCTTCACTTGAATCTATCGGTAATGTACCTTTGTTTAGAAATTCTATTATTGGTGTCATCCAACTCTGCGCCTCTTCTTCAACTACGGCCGAAACACTGCCTTCTTCAATAGATTTGACTTTAACTTCTTCAacccaaatttctttcttaaaatgacTGAATGTTAATGCGGCTAACTTACTAAGCGCATCCGCCTTTTTATTCAGCGTTCTTGAAACCTGAGTTATCTGGAATAAATCGAAGTCCACTGCCAGCTCTTGCACAAGTTTTAGGTATTTTTGCATCGATTCATCATGTGCCTCAAATATTCCTTTGAATTGGTTTGCAACTAACTGCGAATCAACATATACTGACACTTCTTTTATCTCCAGATATTTTGCTACCCGCATTCTAGATAACAACGCTTCATACTCAGCTTCATTGTTTGTAACGGGGAAGCTAAATCGCAGCGCAAAGGTATATTCTTCTCCCTCTGGAATTTTTAGGACTATGCCTGCCCCTGCGCCTTCTGGACCACAAGCCCCATCTGTGTGCATCTCCCATAATTGTTCGAGCGGAGGTG is from Rutidosis leptorrhynchoides isolate AG116_Rl617_1_P2 chromosome 10, CSIRO_AGI_Rlap_v1, whole genome shotgun sequence and encodes:
- the LOC139870521 gene encoding uncharacterized protein — translated: MVPSLKQTFTSVAHPQANGQCEVTNRDIVLGIKARLGLCRRGYIDELPNVLWAHRTTPKGATNETPFSLVYGSEAVIPVEINVPTMRIASFDESSNSEELRENLNLVEERREMVAIKEAINKQRIASYYNKRVQPLYFQLDDLVWRKNEASRAEDTGKLGPKWKGPYKVIGVSDIGVYRLASLDEKAIKRT
- the LOC139870522 gene encoding uncharacterized protein translates to MHTDGACGPEGAGAGIVLKIPEGEEYTFALRFSFPVTNNEAEYEALLSRMRVAKYLEIKEVSVYVDSQLVANQFKGIFEAHDESMQKYLKLVQELAVDFDLFQITQVSRTLNKKADALSKLAALTFSHFKKEIWVEEVKVKSIEEGSVSAVVEEEAQSWMTPIIEFLNKGTLPIDSSEARKIKMKAPMYLLDKGILYRKSFLGPHLRCLNPTQAESIIREVHEGMCAFHSGHKTVASKIMWLGYY